ATGCAGCAAGCCACCGTGCAGCTTGGCAAGATCGCGGTGCAGGCCATCGTGAACACCATGGGTGTCAACGCTATGGCTGCCTTTACCGCTGCTTCCCGCATTGACGACTTTGCCTATACCCCGCAGCAGAACATCGGCCACGCCATGACCACCCTCATGGCGCAGAACCGGGGTGCCGGCAAGCACGACCGTGTGAAGCAGGGCTTCCACTGCGGTATGCGCATCGAGGCCGCTTACGGCGTGCTGATCGCCGTTGTATGCTTTGCCGGTGCGCCCTTTATCATGAAGCTGTTCGTCACCGACCCGGAGGTCGTCCATCTGGGCGTGCGCTTCCTGCGCACGGTTTCCCTGTTCTACCTGATGCCCGCTTTCACCAACGGCATTCAGGGCTTCTTCCGCGGCATTGGCGATCTGAAGGTCACGCTGGTGTCCAGCACCTTCAACATGGTGTTCCGTGTGGCGGCAGCTGCGGTGTTCGTGCTGGTGTGGAAAATGGAGATCGAAGCTCTGCCTTACAGCTATGCGGTGGGCTGGGTCGTCATGCTGCTCTACGAGCTGCCCATGCTGGTTCGGTATCTGCGCAGCCATGGAGACGAATTATAATCGTTTTATTTGATTTGTGATACGAAAAAGGCTCTGCATCGCAAGGATGCAGAGCCTTTTTTCGTATTAAACTTACTTGCGGCTTGCCAGCAGATTCTCGATCTTCTTCAGCGGGTCGATAATGCTGGAAACAGACATGTCGTGGTTCAGAGCCACCACAAAGTATGCAGCGTACTTGGAAACATCCACATCCACATACCAGTCGCGGGTGAGCAGCTCAGGCATCCGGTAGGTCAGGTTGGTGCCCACAACATAGGTCAGCTTGCCCTCGGCCACAGCCTTGTCGAACTTGTCCAGACCGCTGGTGAACAGGGGGAAGGTGGCGTTGGCGATGATGTTGGCAGCGCCGCGCTCCTTCAGGTTGCTGGCGACCTCCAGCATGCTCTCGCCGGAAGCAATGATGTCGTCTGCGATAAAGACGGTCTTGCCTTCCACGCTCTCGCCCAGATACTCGTGGGCAACGATGGGGTTACGGCCATTCACCACGCGGGTGTAATCGCGGCGCTTGTAGAACATGCCCAGATTGCAGCCCAGCACGCTGGAGAAGTACATGTTGCGGTTCATGGCGCCCTCGTCCGGGCTGACCACGGTAAACTTGCTCTTATCAAAGGACAGGTCCGGGTCCTTCTTCAGCAGGCTCTTCAGCACCTGATAGGTGGGCATTGCGTTATCAAAGCTCATCAGCGGCACAGCGTTCTGCACGCGGGGGTCATGAGCATCAAAGGTGATGATGTTGCGCACACCCATGGTCTGCAGCTCCTGCAGGGCCACAGCGCAGTCCAGACTTTCGCGCACCACACGGCGGTGCTGACGGCCGCCGTACAGGCTGGGCATAATGACCGACACACGGTGTGCCTTGCCGGCCACTGCCTGGATCAGGCGCTTCAGGTTGGCGAAGTGATCGTCCGGAGACATGTGGTTCTCGTAGTTGAACAGCTTGTAGGTCACACTGTAGTTGCCGGGATCGACCACGATGAAGATATCGTCGCCGCGCACCGACTCCTTCACCAGACCCTTGGCATCGCCACTCTGGAAGCGGGGGCAGTCGCAAGGAATAATGAAGGTCTCTTTGTCAATTCCGGCAGCCTTGGCCCAGCGGACCAGATGCTTGTCGATCAGGCCGGTCAGTTCCTCTGCACCGGGGCAGGAGATCAGCCGCATATCTGCCACGCTGGGCTGCTCAAAGAACGACTTCGGGGAAATTTCAATAGACATAGTCATAACTCCTTATTGCTGTTTACGATCCGTATCATGCACACAAGAGCGCATATCTGGTTTTATTTTATCACATTTCGTCGATTCTGCCATATCAATTTGTTTCATGTCAGGATTTTCTGCGCCTTGCACAGCTGTTTTTCTTTTTTCTCAAAGAGAATGTGTGTTTTCGACAAAAAGACAGCCGATTCTTTGCCATTTCGCAAATTTCGGCTGATTTCCGTGGAAAAGTAAGACTTTTCTTTGTCTGAGCAGTCTCCCGGGATCGCTCTTCCGGGAGATAAAAATGCAGTGTGCCGGGCAGCGGAGATGCTGCTGTTTTCGCTCGTTCGCCCTCCCCGGCAGAGCCGCAAAAACAAAGGCATCTGCAACAAATTTGCTGAGCTTCAGAAGCTCAGCAGCGATCGTTGCAGATGCCTTCTTATTTTATATGATTGCGATAGATGCTTTGTGTTCCGCTTACAGGGCAGCGACCGCAGCCTTCAGGGCATCCATGCGGTCGGTGTTCTCCCACTTCACGCCCAGATCCTCGCGGCCCATGTGGCCGTATGCGGCCAGCTTGCGGTAGATGGGCTTGCGCAGGTCGAGTTCGCGGATGATGGCGGCGGGGGTCAGGTCGAACACCTTCTCCACAGCCTGCTCGATCTTCTCATCCGAGACGGTGCCGGTGCCGAAGGTGTCCACCATGATGGACACAGGCTTTGCCACGCCGATGGCGTAGGCCACCTGCACTTCGCACTGCTTGGCAAGACCTGCAG
Above is a genomic segment from Faecalibacterium taiwanense containing:
- a CDS encoding ribose-phosphate pyrophosphokinase — translated: MSIEISPKSFFEQPSVADMRLISCPGAEELTGLIDKHLVRWAKAAGIDKETFIIPCDCPRFQSGDAKGLVKESVRGDDIFIVVDPGNYSVTYKLFNYENHMSPDDHFANLKRLIQAVAGKAHRVSVIMPSLYGGRQHRRVVRESLDCAVALQELQTMGVRNIITFDAHDPRVQNAVPLMSFDNAMPTYQVLKSLLKKDPDLSFDKSKFTVVSPDEGAMNRNMYFSSVLGCNLGMFYKRRDYTRVVNGRNPIVAHEYLGESVEGKTVFIADDIIASGESMLEVASNLKERGAANIIANATFPLFTSGLDKFDKAVAEGKLTYVVGTNLTYRMPELLTRDWYVDVDVSKYAAYFVVALNHDMSVSSIIDPLKKIENLLASRK